ACATAGTATACAGACAAGCTGTGAAAACTGCACAAGAGCGGAATATCCTATGGATTTCCAAAAAATAGGTAACGTATAGGAAAAGAATCGTTTATGGAGAAACCAAAATACGCCAATACTTAATGGGATTCCTAAAATAAATATCCAGATCACCTCAGTGAAAATTGGGTTATTGATTAAAAATGCACAGATACACGCATAAATGAAAATCAGTAGCATACCGCTCAATCTATCCAATAACAACACGGAAACCACTTTTTTTGTTCCAGATTTGTACTGTTTTTGAATTACATAACCTTTGTAGGCATCACCGCCAATTCCACCGGGAAGAAACAGATTGTAGAACATCCCCAAAAGATAGAGTTTAAGGTTGCTTAAATGGGTTATCTTAACGTCTATCTGATGAAAATAGAGATTGAGTCTAAACGATGCTAAAACCTTGGAAATCGCAACTAGCAAAACACCAAGTATTAAATAAAAAGGATTACTTTTTTCTAAAGT
The nucleotide sequence above comes from Flagellimonas sp. HMM57. Encoded proteins:
- a CDS encoding lysylphosphatidylglycerol synthase transmembrane domain-containing protein; this encodes MTEKLRKRLITVLKIGVSAALIYFIFTKIDFKEVANTLEKSNPFYLILGVLLVAISKVLASFRLNLYFHQIDVKITHLSNLKLYLLGMFYNLFLPGGIGGDAYKGYVIQKQYKSGTKKVVSVLLLDRLSGMLLIFIYACICAFLINNPIFTEVIWIFILGIPLSIGVFWFLHKRFFSYTLPIFWKSIGYSALVQFSQLVCILCVLKSLSIDLNIFEYLFVFLISSIVSVVPLTIGGIGSREITFLYGAKWLGLEVNTSIGISLTFFLITALISFLGVFYHFKKPKLEVIET